A region of Polynucleobacter sp. JS-Mosq-20-D10 DNA encodes the following proteins:
- a CDS encoding SDR family oxidoreductase, translating to MGPQAQTARECVLITGASRGIGRTIADRLIADGMHVINFDKIAPKESAGHENFYGVDVSNQTELRSALLEVASKYSITRLVNNAGIVRPATIENTSIEDFYAVMNVNVAAAIICVQELLPAMKAAHFGRIVNISSRAALGKEERVAYATSKAGLLGLTRTLALELAADGITVNAVGPGPIATELFQSANPPGALATQRILDSVPLGRIGQPEEVAHIVASLLDERAGFTTGQVVYVCGGMTVGLHH from the coding sequence ATGGGCCCTCAAGCTCAAACAGCAAGAGAGTGTGTATTGATTACAGGCGCTAGCCGCGGTATTGGTCGAACAATTGCTGATCGCCTGATTGCTGATGGTATGCATGTCATTAACTTTGACAAAATAGCCCCTAAAGAAAGTGCTGGTCATGAGAATTTCTATGGAGTTGATGTCTCAAATCAAACAGAGTTGCGTAGTGCACTGTTAGAGGTGGCATCAAAGTACTCAATCACCCGCTTAGTCAATAATGCGGGTATTGTGCGCCCTGCCACCATTGAAAATACCAGCATCGAAGATTTTTATGCAGTGATGAATGTGAATGTCGCAGCAGCGATTATTTGCGTACAGGAACTTCTCCCCGCCATGAAAGCGGCTCACTTTGGACGAATTGTGAACATCTCTAGTCGCGCAGCTTTAGGGAAAGAAGAGCGAGTTGCCTATGCCACTTCTAAGGCGGGCTTGCTAGGGCTCACGCGCACATTGGCTTTAGAGCTTGCGGCTGATGGCATCACTGTGAATGCCGTTGGACCCGGCCCTATTGCAACAGAGCTCTTTCAGAGTGCAAACCCTCCGGGCGCACTTGCAACGCAACGAATTCTAGATAGCGTACCCCTGGGTCGCATTGGTCAACCAGAAGAAGTGGCGCATATTGTTGCCTCACTACTAGATGAACGTGCCGGATTTACTACTGGCCAAGTAGTTTATGTTTGTGGTGGCATGACCGTAGGACTACATCATTAA
- a CDS encoding branched-chain amino acid ABC transporter substrate-binding protein yields MKSIVSALVLALCSSLSFSVSAKDTVKIAYIGPLTGGVSANGIGGRNSADLAVRLRNQDPNAKYKYELVSADDECKPNVGVQVATKIAADNSIIAGVTHYCSAVAMSTVDVYHKFGLPVMVWGAVLPEITYGNDYKEIHRVNGTMINQNEVAAKFLTGLGYKKWVIIHDTTDYGKGHNKYFTQYLTKNGGQILGTFGVTADQQDFTAELTKIKDLKPEVVYFGGLTPIGIRIRTQMDRLGIKAVFEGTSGIKSDAYIEGLGKLSEGSLSFIEGAPWEKLPGGLEFTAKYNQQKYPDAPEAYGPFAYTAANLIMDAIEKAGPNRKKVMDILNKTNNVDTIIGKVSFDDRRQNIVPLISKYVAQDGKWVVWEDSLYAKKQRKLGQ; encoded by the coding sequence ATGAAATCAATTGTTTCAGCTTTAGTCCTCGCTTTATGCTCCAGCCTTTCCTTCAGCGTTTCAGCTAAGGACACGGTAAAGATAGCCTACATTGGGCCTTTGACTGGCGGCGTATCTGCCAATGGTATTGGTGGTCGAAACTCGGCTGATCTTGCGGTACGTCTTCGTAACCAGGATCCCAATGCTAAATATAAATATGAACTTGTTTCCGCAGATGATGAATGCAAGCCAAACGTGGGCGTGCAAGTTGCTACAAAGATTGCTGCCGATAACTCAATTATTGCTGGCGTAACTCACTATTGCTCGGCAGTCGCAATGAGTACTGTGGATGTTTATCATAAATTTGGCCTGCCAGTAATGGTGTGGGGAGCAGTATTGCCGGAGATCACTTACGGCAATGACTATAAAGAGATTCATCGTGTCAATGGCACCATGATTAATCAGAATGAGGTGGCGGCTAAATTTCTTACAGGCCTGGGTTATAAAAAGTGGGTCATTATTCATGACACTACAGATTACGGTAAGGGCCATAACAAATACTTCACCCAATATTTAACCAAAAATGGTGGACAAATTCTGGGTACCTTCGGCGTTACCGCTGATCAACAAGACTTTACCGCTGAGTTGACGAAGATTAAAGATTTGAAGCCCGAGGTTGTTTATTTTGGCGGCCTAACTCCAATTGGTATTCGTATTCGTACACAAATGGACCGCCTGGGCATTAAGGCTGTATTTGAAGGAACATCTGGAATTAAGTCTGATGCCTATATTGAAGGTTTAGGTAAATTGTCAGAGGGCTCACTTTCTTTCATCGAGGGCGCTCCATGGGAGAAATTACCAGGTGGCTTGGAATTTACAGCTAAATACAACCAGCAAAAATATCCAGATGCACCTGAAGCCTATGGCCCATTTGCATATACAGCTGCTAACTTGATTATGGATGCCATTGAAAAAGCTGGCCCAAATCGTAAGAAGGTGATGGATATTCTCAACAAGACAAATAATGTTGATACGATTATCGGTAAGGTTAGTTTTGATGATCGCCGCCAGAACATCGTCCCATTAATTTCTAAGTACGTTGCACAAGATGGTAAGTGGGTTGTTTGGGAAGATAGCTTGTATGCTAAGAAGCAGCGTAAGTTAGGGCAATAA
- a CDS encoding tripartite tricarboxylate transporter substrate binding protein has translation MNRLLQLGLLTCFYLLCGSAAAYPNKPITIIVPQAPGGTNDIVGRVVAQRLGEQIKASVIVENKPGAGGNIGTQFVANAPKDGHTLLMTISSAQAINPALYKNPGFDPVNDFIPLAMVGSVPNVLVVNPNFPAKNLDDFLKLVKSKPPETYQFASAGNGTLNHLLGEMLNQSYGISLQHIPYKGVAPALNDLLGGQVQIAFASLPSVLQYINTQKLVALGVSSSKRSPLLPDVPSISEKIPGFSGTLWIGLFAPKGTPKTVIDNLRKEMQLTLTNPELKEKLQATGVELANMTPAEFAKQLQEDITRWAKIVKASGASLD, from the coding sequence ATGAATCGCCTCCTGCAATTAGGACTCCTCACCTGTTTCTACCTACTTTGTGGCTCAGCCGCTGCTTATCCAAATAAACCAATCACTATTATTGTTCCTCAAGCACCTGGCGGAACAAATGATATTGTTGGTCGAGTAGTTGCACAGCGACTCGGAGAGCAAATCAAAGCCTCTGTGATTGTCGAGAATAAGCCAGGTGCTGGCGGCAATATTGGCACTCAGTTTGTTGCCAATGCCCCAAAAGATGGTCATACACTCTTAATGACAATTAGTAGCGCTCAAGCAATTAATCCCGCCCTCTATAAAAACCCCGGTTTTGATCCAGTCAATGACTTTATTCCTCTAGCCATGGTCGGATCAGTTCCAAATGTTCTAGTTGTGAATCCTAATTTTCCAGCTAAGAATCTAGATGATTTTTTAAAATTGGTTAAATCAAAGCCGCCGGAGACTTACCAATTTGCATCAGCTGGTAATGGGACGCTAAATCATCTCTTAGGTGAAATGCTTAATCAAAGCTATGGGATATCGTTGCAACATATTCCCTATAAAGGGGTTGCACCAGCACTCAATGATCTCTTGGGTGGGCAAGTTCAAATTGCTTTTGCTAGTTTGCCATCTGTTTTGCAATACATCAATACTCAAAAATTAGTTGCCCTTGGTGTAAGCTCTTCGAAGCGTTCACCCCTTCTGCCAGATGTCCCATCCATCTCAGAAAAGATTCCAGGCTTCTCTGGAACTCTTTGGATAGGTTTATTTGCACCTAAAGGCACACCTAAGACAGTCATCGATAACTTGCGAAAAGAAATGCAGTTAACCCTGACCAATCCGGAGTTAAAAGAAAAGCTGCAGGCCACTGGAGTAGAGCTTGCCAACATGACCCCAGCTGAATTTGCTAAACAGCTTCAAGAAGACATTACACGTTGGGCAAAGATCGTAAAAGCATCTGGGGCTTCTCTTGACTAA
- a CDS encoding citryl-CoA lyase has product MTNSSSKTPVTSLCTHTLTSLHYRDADLVEDLMGKKTFTEVMLMQILGRIPRPVDIRITDVVLIVLMEHGLTPSAIATRLIYMSAPENLQGAVSAGLLAVGSSFIGTMENCSGLLDRITAASNPDAEALDIAQHYKAIKAAVPGFGHHLHKPVDPRAYKLLEMGRAEPDLQGDKIRALEILSKAVDVVAGRPITINATGAVAALLGEIGIPTSVMRGFAVISRSAGLVAHIVEEQQSPSGRFIWDTVEHAIPFVDGANKIG; this is encoded by the coding sequence ATGACTAATTCATCTAGCAAAACTCCAGTAACTAGTTTATGCACTCATACCCTTACCAGCCTGCACTATCGCGATGCAGACCTTGTCGAAGACTTGATGGGGAAAAAAACATTTACTGAAGTGATGTTGATGCAAATCTTAGGTAGGATTCCACGACCCGTAGACATCCGAATTACTGACGTTGTACTCATTGTTCTCATGGAGCATGGCCTCACTCCTAGTGCAATTGCGACGCGATTAATTTACATGAGCGCTCCAGAAAATCTTCAAGGAGCAGTATCAGCTGGCTTGCTGGCTGTCGGGAGCTCTTTTATTGGCACTATGGAAAATTGTTCCGGCTTGTTAGATCGAATTACAGCTGCAAGTAACCCTGATGCCGAAGCACTGGACATAGCGCAACATTACAAAGCAATCAAGGCAGCAGTTCCGGGATTTGGGCATCATCTTCATAAACCAGTGGACCCACGTGCATACAAATTATTGGAAATGGGTCGGGCTGAACCAGATCTTCAGGGTGATAAGATCCGCGCACTGGAAATTCTATCCAAAGCCGTTGATGTAGTGGCTGGCCGCCCGATTACGATCAATGCTACTGGTGCGGTAGCTGCGCTACTTGGTGAGATTGGCATTCCCACTTCTGTGATGCGCGGCTTTGCCGTCATCTCGCGCTCAGCAGGTTTGGTAGCCCATATTGTTGAAGAGCAACAGAGCCCCTCCGGTCGTTTTATTTGGGATACCGTTGAACATGCCATTCCCTTCGTGGATGGTGCCAATAAGATTGGATAA
- a CDS encoding ABC transporter ATP-binding protein, giving the protein MNQIKNKILEAHNLTMRFGGVTALDSLNLHVNEGEVLGLLGPNGSGKTTFFNVMTGLYRATSGNVTFRGKDLADASAQEVYREAITRTFQRSRLSLPLTVFDNIAIGDNRRLNTGLIFNLFKRKQFREEYDRVVEQVNQLLLTFNPKLAGKIFEPVASLPMIDRRRIEICRALISEPDLLLLDEPSAGMTHDETVEVMDDILQVRSKIKPFTIILIEHEMGLIQRMTERCIVLNYGKKIAEGTYDEIVNNPEVQVAYLGQE; this is encoded by the coding sequence ATGAACCAAATCAAAAATAAAATTTTAGAGGCTCACAATCTGACAATGCGCTTTGGTGGTGTTACAGCGTTAGATTCTCTGAATTTGCATGTTAATGAGGGTGAAGTTCTTGGGCTCTTAGGTCCAAATGGATCTGGTAAGACTACATTCTTTAATGTGATGACTGGTCTTTATAGAGCAACCTCTGGTAATGTGACATTCAGGGGGAAGGACCTTGCTGATGCCAGCGCTCAGGAGGTCTATCGTGAGGCCATTACGAGAACCTTTCAACGATCCAGACTGTCTTTACCCCTCACCGTTTTTGACAATATTGCGATTGGTGATAATCGACGTCTAAATACTGGATTAATTTTTAATCTCTTCAAGCGAAAGCAATTTAGAGAGGAATATGACCGTGTGGTGGAGCAGGTAAATCAATTGCTTCTCACCTTTAATCCTAAATTAGCGGGAAAGATATTCGAGCCCGTTGCTAGTCTGCCAATGATTGACCGGCGTCGTATCGAGATTTGCCGTGCCTTAATTAGCGAGCCAGATCTTTTGTTGCTAGATGAGCCTTCTGCTGGGATGACCCATGATGAAACTGTTGAAGTGATGGACGATATTTTGCAGGTTCGCAGCAAAATAAAGCCATTCACAATCATTTTGATTGAGCATGAAATGGGCTTAATTCAACGTATGACCGAGCGTTGCATTGTATTAAATTACGGCAAAAAAATTGCCGAGGGTACCTACGATGAGATTGTTAATAATCCTGAGGTTCAGGTAGCCTACTTAGGACAAGAGTGA
- a CDS encoding class I adenylate-forming enzyme family protein, translated as MFPIDFFWRASLRWPNRIAIDTPTGPIRYEELASKVKALASALVKLDPKLQSRVAICSGNSAEHIIALLAVLASGKVWVPLNPKSTRPEIRRIIDITEPSLIIHDQALGELLTDAPGIFILTSMNDAQASSKTMGGLIQLHDSVPLPSFDLPLDATQAIKFTGGTTGAPKGVMQPYRAWLANIANQIQSWGFDEHERYIVAAPITHGTSTYILPILAQGGCHVILDGAGAEVVRTAFRERGGTASFMPPTLLYMLMALPNASRKDFPKLRRLIYGGAPMPAEKVRAVRDFFGPVLCTTYGQTEAPQILTVMKPEDFEDPQNWAAVGCATWFGDVAIMAPDGSFLPTGEIGEVVARGDLLMTGYWRMPEKTAETIMNGWLHTGDRGLIDQRGYLYLKDRLKDIVITGGFNVYPVDVENALTQHPAVHECLVFGIPDDKWGESVQAAVQLRPGQQVDEAALISFVRELLGPVQTPKRIHFYASLPRSNVGKLLKSAVLQHILNPSINS; from the coding sequence ATGTTTCCAATCGACTTCTTTTGGCGAGCATCTTTGCGCTGGCCAAATCGTATAGCCATTGATACGCCTACTGGCCCGATTCGCTATGAAGAATTAGCGTCCAAAGTGAAGGCTCTTGCTAGCGCCCTCGTGAAATTGGATCCCAAGCTTCAAAGCCGAGTCGCAATTTGTTCCGGTAATAGTGCGGAGCACATCATCGCCTTATTAGCGGTGCTTGCCTCAGGCAAAGTATGGGTTCCGCTCAACCCTAAAAGTACCCGACCTGAGATACGACGCATCATCGACATTACAGAACCAAGCCTAATCATTCATGATCAAGCCTTAGGTGAATTATTAACCGATGCCCCAGGTATTTTTATTCTTACCAGCATGAATGATGCCCAGGCATCAAGCAAAACGATGGGTGGCTTGATCCAACTACACGATAGCGTCCCACTTCCATCATTTGATCTGCCCTTAGACGCTACTCAAGCGATCAAATTTACTGGCGGCACTACGGGGGCTCCAAAAGGGGTAATGCAACCCTATCGCGCCTGGTTGGCTAATATTGCTAATCAGATTCAGTCATGGGGCTTTGATGAGCATGAGCGCTATATTGTCGCTGCGCCAATCACTCACGGCACGTCAACTTATATTTTGCCCATTCTTGCGCAAGGCGGATGCCATGTCATCTTAGACGGTGCTGGTGCTGAAGTAGTTCGTACAGCCTTTAGAGAGCGCGGTGGCACTGCTTCCTTTATGCCCCCAACACTGCTGTACATGTTGATGGCATTGCCCAATGCCTCACGTAAGGATTTTCCCAAGCTACGCAGATTGATATATGGTGGCGCACCAATGCCCGCCGAAAAAGTGCGTGCTGTCCGTGATTTTTTTGGCCCTGTACTTTGTACTACGTATGGTCAAACTGAAGCCCCTCAAATATTAACCGTCATGAAACCAGAGGATTTTGAAGATCCTCAAAATTGGGCTGCTGTAGGATGCGCTACCTGGTTTGGCGATGTCGCGATCATGGCGCCTGATGGCAGTTTCCTACCCACAGGTGAAATCGGTGAGGTAGTGGCACGTGGCGATCTTCTCATGACGGGTTACTGGCGTATGCCAGAAAAAACTGCGGAAACAATCATGAACGGCTGGCTTCACACTGGAGATCGCGGTCTGATTGATCAGCGTGGTTACCTCTATCTTAAGGACCGCCTCAAGGATATCGTTATTACTGGCGGATTTAATGTATATCCAGTCGATGTTGAGAATGCTTTAACCCAACACCCCGCTGTACACGAATGCCTAGTTTTTGGCATTCCAGATGATAAATGGGGAGAAAGCGTGCAAGCAGCAGTACAACTTCGCCCTGGTCAGCAAGTTGATGAGGCAGCACTCATTTCATTTGTGCGCGAACTCTTGGGCCCGGTTCAGACACCAAAACGTATCCACTTTTATGCGAGTTTGCCTCGCTCCAATGTGGGCAAATTACTCAAGAGCGCCGTCCTTCAACATATTCTTAACCCATCAATAAATTCTTAA
- a CDS encoding branched-chain amino acid ABC transporter permease has protein sequence MSFDIFLQYLLNGLMLGVIYAIVAVGFTLYFGVLDVIKFSHGDILMVGAFAGLTTYIGIAGTFDSPWLQLLIIVLISLSVASFLGALIARYLILPLQKAPPINTLLVTLMLGLALREAVRLFYPNGSNPKPFPRLLPVDGIALGEFTLRSDSLILLLTGIICIVAVQRLITRSKIGLAIRAVAQDSETARIMGINFRQIVLITFMLGSALAALAGLMNGLYYNEVNFSMGLLLGVIGFSAAVVGGLGNFYGAIVGGFLFAALQTIGAVLLPAIFPDVPSAYKDVFAFTVIIIIMGLKPTGLISEKSSERV, from the coding sequence ATGTCGTTTGATATATTTTTGCAGTATCTGCTTAACGGCTTAATGTTAGGCGTCATTTATGCGATTGTTGCAGTGGGTTTTACTCTCTACTTCGGTGTTTTGGACGTCATTAAGTTTTCGCACGGTGATATTTTGATGGTGGGTGCTTTTGCTGGTCTCACTACATATATTGGTATAGCGGGCACCTTTGATTCCCCATGGCTGCAATTATTAATCATTGTCTTAATTAGCCTTTCAGTGGCCTCATTCTTGGGCGCTCTGATTGCTCGTTACTTAATTCTGCCTTTGCAAAAGGCTCCCCCCATCAATACATTATTAGTCACGCTGATGTTGGGCTTAGCCTTGCGCGAAGCAGTGCGCCTTTTTTACCCGAATGGCTCTAATCCAAAGCCTTTCCCGAGACTTTTACCAGTAGACGGAATCGCCCTTGGGGAATTTACCTTGCGCTCAGACAGCCTCATTTTGTTGCTAACTGGAATCATCTGTATTGTTGCTGTTCAAAGGTTAATCACTCGCAGCAAGATCGGGTTAGCTATCAGAGCTGTGGCGCAGGATAGCGAGACGGCTCGAATCATGGGGATTAACTTCCGTCAAATTGTTTTAATCACATTTATGCTTGGGTCTGCTTTGGCGGCCCTAGCTGGCTTAATGAATGGGTTGTATTACAACGAAGTGAACTTCAGCATGGGACTTTTGTTGGGTGTCATTGGTTTTTCTGCTGCTGTTGTAGGTGGCCTTGGAAATTTTTATGGGGCAATTGTGGGCGGCTTTCTTTTTGCGGCACTGCAGACTATTGGCGCTGTATTGCTACCAGCGATTTTCCCTGATGTTCCTAGTGCCTATAAGGATGTATTCGCATTTACTGTAATTATTATCATCATGGGATTAAAGCCAACCGGTTTGATTTCTGAAAAATCAAGCGAGCGAGTGTAA
- a CDS encoding SDR family NAD(P)-dependent oxidoreductase, with product MSSIAHPPGLPLDLTGRIVFVSGGGSAGPGWSIGRASCVTYARLGAKVCVVDRDASSAEETTKIILQEGGIAQTFVGDVSEEDEVKRLFSEARNQFGPIDVLHHNVGIGKVGGPMETSAEDFDRIHKVNVRSLLLAAQEVLPEMASRGTGNIIAISSVAGMRYMGYPHLAYSVTKAANTQFIRMIAQQYAGQGIRANTVVPGLIDTPRIANTVAKMFSENGLDEARTARDKQVPMGRSGTAWDVAHACAFLISDAAAYITGTELVVDGGITGKYT from the coding sequence ATGAGCTCAATTGCACATCCTCCCGGCTTACCACTTGACCTCACTGGTCGCATCGTTTTTGTCTCTGGCGGTGGTTCCGCTGGACCAGGTTGGAGTATTGGTAGAGCATCTTGTGTCACTTATGCCAGACTGGGTGCCAAAGTCTGCGTAGTGGATCGAGATGCAAGCTCCGCAGAAGAAACCACCAAGATCATTCTGCAGGAAGGTGGCATTGCACAGACTTTTGTCGGCGATGTTTCTGAAGAGGATGAAGTAAAGAGGCTCTTTAGTGAAGCCCGTAATCAATTTGGACCTATTGATGTTTTGCATCACAACGTAGGCATCGGTAAAGTTGGTGGGCCCATGGAAACAAGCGCCGAAGATTTTGATCGCATTCATAAGGTAAATGTTCGCAGCCTCTTGCTAGCAGCCCAAGAGGTCTTGCCTGAAATGGCTTCCCGAGGTACGGGAAATATCATCGCCATTTCATCGGTAGCTGGAATGCGGTACATGGGTTACCCGCATTTGGCCTATAGTGTCACTAAGGCTGCCAATACCCAATTTATTCGGATGATCGCTCAACAGTATGCTGGTCAAGGCATCCGCGCCAATACGGTAGTGCCTGGTTTAATTGATACCCCACGCATTGCCAACACTGTAGCGAAGATGTTCTCTGAAAATGGTCTGGACGAGGCTCGTACTGCTAGGGATAAGCAAGTCCCTATGGGCCGATCAGGAACAGCATGGGATGTGGCTCATGCCTGCGCCTTTCTGATATCGGATGCAGCCGCCTACATTACCGGAACAGAACTAGTAGTAGATGGGGGGATCACCGGAAAATACACCTAA
- a CDS encoding ABC transporter ATP-binding protein → MNLLNIHNIYTAYDRIDVLEDVSIEVKQGEITCILGANGAGKSTLIRSILGLTPVNRGQILFKDVDITHLPSHKIIEQGIACVPEGRRVFPRMTVDENLSAGAYLVKDKNVIEERRLHVKTLFPRLAERSSQVAGTMSGGEQAMLAISRSLMSSPDLLIFDEPSLGLSPLFVKENFKIIKEINQMGTTVLLVEQNVRQTLAIAHRGYVISKGRVVAKGNAKELADNAEVQAAYFG, encoded by the coding sequence ATGAACTTGCTCAATATTCACAATATTTATACGGCCTACGATCGTATTGATGTTCTCGAGGATGTATCAATCGAAGTTAAACAAGGTGAGATCACCTGCATCTTGGGTGCTAACGGCGCAGGAAAATCAACTTTAATTCGATCCATCTTAGGACTAACGCCAGTCAATCGGGGTCAAATTCTCTTCAAGGATGTAGACATCACACATTTACCGTCCCACAAAATTATTGAGCAAGGCATTGCTTGCGTACCAGAAGGGCGGCGTGTTTTTCCACGAATGACGGTTGATGAAAACTTGTCTGCTGGTGCTTATTTGGTCAAAGATAAGAATGTAATTGAGGAGCGTCGCTTACATGTGAAGACGCTATTTCCTCGCTTGGCTGAGCGTTCTTCGCAAGTAGCTGGAACAATGTCTGGTGGTGAGCAGGCTATGCTGGCAATTAGTCGCAGTTTAATGAGTTCGCCGGATCTGCTGATTTTTGATGAACCATCATTGGGATTGTCTCCACTGTTTGTTAAAGAGAACTTCAAAATTATCAAAGAAATAAATCAGATGGGAACTACTGTGCTCTTAGTTGAGCAGAATGTGCGTCAAACTTTGGCAATTGCTCATCGAGGGTATGTCATCTCTAAAGGTCGAGTTGTTGCCAAAGGCAACGCAAAAGAACTTGCGGACAATGCAGAAGTCCAAGCCGCCTATTTTGGGTAA
- a CDS encoding tripartite tricarboxylate transporter substrate binding protein: MSLYFEKRRGLLVLLTALACSTIGVANAQTNVSWPDKPIKIIVGYSAGGATDILARLVAVKIGNTLGQPVIVENKPGANSNVGAEIVARSPADGYTLYAFSIANTINMSLYPKLGYDALKDLEPIGMIAKIPNILVVNPNLPIKTVSEYVRYAKESKDGITFASSGSGSSIHLSGEMFKMQSKIQMLHIPYKGSAPAVTDLLGGQVDSMFDNAPSAMPHIQSGKLRAVGITSAQRSPLLPEVPTIAESGYPNFDVQSWFALAAPAGTPKPIIEKLNAALNKALTAPDVRQRLQELGATPEPGSPEKMRDFATAEVKRWREVVKASGAKAE; this comes from the coding sequence ATGTCTTTATATTTCGAGAAGCGTAGAGGGTTACTTGTATTACTCACTGCCCTAGCCTGCTCAACGATAGGAGTGGCAAATGCCCAAACGAACGTAAGTTGGCCTGATAAGCCCATTAAGATCATTGTTGGTTACTCCGCTGGAGGGGCTACAGATATATTGGCACGTTTAGTTGCAGTAAAAATAGGCAACACCTTGGGTCAGCCAGTGATTGTTGAAAACAAGCCTGGCGCCAATAGCAATGTAGGCGCAGAAATCGTTGCACGGTCACCGGCTGACGGTTATACCCTTTATGCCTTTTCAATTGCCAACACCATCAATATGTCGCTATATCCAAAACTCGGATACGACGCACTCAAAGATTTAGAGCCTATTGGCATGATTGCCAAGATCCCCAATATTTTGGTAGTAAATCCAAACCTTCCAATCAAAACAGTCTCGGAATATGTGCGCTACGCCAAAGAATCAAAAGATGGCATCACTTTTGCGTCCTCTGGAAGTGGCTCATCCATTCACCTCTCCGGTGAAATGTTTAAGATGCAATCCAAAATCCAAATGCTGCACATCCCTTATAAGGGTAGCGCTCCTGCTGTCACAGATTTATTAGGGGGTCAGGTAGACTCCATGTTTGATAACGCCCCTTCTGCAATGCCTCATATTCAAAGTGGAAAGCTGCGTGCAGTTGGCATTACCAGCGCACAACGATCCCCATTGCTGCCCGAGGTACCTACAATTGCTGAGTCTGGCTACCCCAATTTTGACGTACAGTCATGGTTTGCCTTGGCTGCTCCTGCCGGAACTCCGAAGCCGATTATTGAAAAGCTCAACGCTGCATTAAATAAGGCTCTCACAGCACCAGATGTGCGTCAACGCCTGCAAGAATTGGGGGCTACACCTGAGCCAGGCTCCCCAGAGAAAATGCGCGACTTCGCAACAGCCGAGGTAAAGCGCTGGCGTGAAGTGGTTAAAGCATCGGGCGCCAAAGCCGAATAA
- a CDS encoding branched-chain amino acid ABC transporter permease has translation MKLLITTFILSLLYSILLLGSESQIEVGGLVILAFAVSVVGKKMGLMDRLAAAVREHPQFPAYASVAGVLITMVVFHNSHFALLMLATVLIYSVVCLGLNTQFGYVGIVNFAGAAFFGIGSYTAAILATYTAVPHILILVLAAGVSALIGSILIYPVLRTRGHYAALVTIAFGILFRNFLEVNDSLGGPQGMKIPAMNLFGWDLSNGIEIAGYEISFYIPYLLIALILLILSFKVTRNLERSWIGLSMDMVRTDEIAASTFGVKIAHWKIVAFTLGNVIAGMAGALYGMMTAYVAPNNFTFADSLIMVSIVILGGIGNPWGIIPAAAIVVILPEKLQFIQEYRFLLYAIVVILILLFRPDGLLPRRIREYFPGNKAGSEK, from the coding sequence ATGAAGTTATTAATTACTACTTTTATATTGAGTTTGCTCTACAGTATTTTATTGCTGGGATCAGAAAGTCAGATCGAGGTTGGCGGTCTGGTCATTCTGGCGTTTGCTGTCAGCGTTGTTGGTAAAAAGATGGGTCTGATGGACCGATTGGCTGCTGCCGTGCGAGAGCACCCGCAGTTCCCAGCCTATGCTTCGGTTGCTGGTGTGCTCATCACTATGGTGGTCTTTCACAACTCTCACTTCGCCTTACTGATGTTGGCTACAGTGCTGATTTACTCTGTAGTTTGTCTCGGTTTAAATACTCAGTTTGGGTATGTTGGAATTGTTAACTTTGCTGGAGCAGCTTTTTTTGGCATTGGTAGCTACACAGCAGCAATCTTGGCAACCTATACGGCCGTTCCGCATATCTTGATCTTAGTGTTGGCCGCAGGTGTATCTGCATTGATTGGATCGATTCTCATTTATCCGGTCTTAAGAACCCGGGGCCACTATGCGGCTTTGGTAACTATTGCATTTGGTATTTTGTTCAGAAATTTTCTAGAGGTAAACGATAGTTTAGGCGGTCCTCAGGGAATGAAGATCCCAGCCATGAATTTATTTGGCTGGGATCTCTCGAATGGAATTGAGATCGCTGGATACGAAATTTCCTTTTACATACCTTATTTGTTAATCGCTTTAATCCTGTTAATTTTGAGCTTCAAAGTTACCCGTAATTTAGAGCGTTCATGGATAGGATTGAGTATGGACATGGTGCGTACTGACGAGATTGCCGCCTCCACATTTGGTGTCAAGATTGCACATTGGAAAATTGTGGCATTCACATTGGGTAATGTGATAGCAGGCATGGCTGGCGCCCTATATGGAATGATGACTGCCTATGTAGCTCCAAATAATTTCACTTTTGCCGACTCGTTAATTATGGTCTCCATCGTTATTTTGGGAGGAATTGGCAATCCTTGGGGCATTATTCCTGCAGCAGCTATTGTGGTGATCCTCCCAGAGAAGTTGCAGTTCATTCAGGAATATCGTTTTTTGTTATATGCAATTGTTGTGATTTTAATTTTGCTATTCCGTCCTGATGGCCTATTGCCAAGAAGAATCCGAGAGTATTTCCCTGGTAACAAAGCAGGGAGTGAAAAATGA